taccttggtaacaaagcatgcaatattcaccgttagatgaaaacctgattagactcaagctaatatcattcaaccgttagatcgaacttagcttgttacacacaaatgaaaagtgacttcatttagatatgagtaaccgtacctaaacgtgcacaccTTGTTGTCtctacaatagttaaccgaagttagccatataaacactttcatatcaaccttattcatcttaaccataacttgtccaaatgaaactagttctagagttgttcaattgtttatattctcatagaagtatacaagacacaattgaagcaaaatcgattttgattcactcgaatcaattcatgaacattatagccacggtttgcaaaagatttcattccttaatatttaaatgtattagttcatgaacaaatcgattttagaacataacctactcaagtatgcaaacgggtacgtacacctaagtggccggacttagtttgggttctccattatgcgaacgggtacgcatacctccaaactcagttgagtttctggacatgaactttacgccagtacgcatacgggtatgcatactaagttcccgaatTTCAacctatcaaaccagtacgcatacgggtatgcatactatggttgccggacttggaataacttgcaacagttagcatagaagtacgcatactgtgttatatccaatcatggttaattgttctaaactcccatttcaatcattggaacattcttagaagacgacaatagttatctcatacaaactattagcttcaaagcaattttcaagtgatcgaatgatcaatacgaaatattccgagtctacatcaaatgattgtctcacataaaccatgtaagatgttaccaggcaatgttcacatgatcatcttttgactttcgtcaaggatATAAGATgtacttggttaaagagaaagcttaccaacacatatttcgagaaatatgtaagcgagttaaactcagctcgaaatatcaaatgtgtataatcgaagtctatatagctatacaacttttgtctcaaataggagatagagtagataaacttttgagtgatagatgagttcaagtctctacataccttttgttgatgaagttccacaagctccccttagtagttcttcgtcttcaatcgatgaatgtcgtgaagtctaatgctcaactacacttactatcataatccgagacttagttataagtagactagaaatcaagacttatagttttggcaactaaacttgacaaacaagcttgagatagcaacgcttgcgagtttgaccaagcagtgctctaacagttactcatagagttgttcaattttttatattctcatagaagtatacaagacacaatcgaagcaaaatcggattgattcaaaagaatcaaatcatgaaaactttagccacggtttgcaaagattgcatttcttaatatataaattatgtgttcatgagtatgaaatcatacttaaccgattttagaacttaaccgcataagtttgcaaacgggtacgcaaacttaagttccagactttatcttttccgacagttcgcaaatgggtacgcatactgtcgttccagaccgaagtcaggtgaaacagtttgcaaacgggtacgcaagcTTAGTTACCGTACTTTCACAGTTAAATCccttcgcatacgggtatgcatacttggttcctagACCTGAATCATTCTGACAatagtttgcatacgggtatgcatacttggttcccagacctgaatcggtaattattctaaactcccatttcaatcattgaaacattcttagaagacgacaatagttgtctcacacaaactattagcttataagcaattttcaagtgatcgaatgattaatacgaaacattccgagtctacatcaaatgattgtctcacacaaatcatgtaagatgttacaaggcgattttcacatgatcatcttttgactttcgtctagaataatgatgaacgtagttaaagaaaaaatcttttcaacacatatttcgagaaagatataagcgagttaaactcaactcaaaatatcaaatgtgtataatgtaaagtctatatatctatacgacttattcttaataggagatagaatagaatagaattctgagtggtaggtgagttcaagtatccacataccttttgttgatgaagttcctccaagctccccttaatatatcttcgtctttaatcgatgaatgccgtgaagtctaaatctcaactaaagattctatcctaatccgagacatagctataagtagactagaaatcaagacttatagttttgacaactaaacttgacaaacaagcttgagatagcaacgcttgcgagttcgaccgagcagtgctctaacaagaatcATAGCAACTATTAGTATGGCTTAGAcactctaaacatgtaaattaagcacctatcagtactgggtatgtgtacctaccctgtgtccagaatttcagaaagttctgaaaactctctttaaTATCATTGCCAATCTCtatagataataaatatcattgcttgggcaatttccaaatgatcaacttcaAACAAAGATAGTTTATGAACAATATGTTGTTCTTAACCAATCTTGTTAAGGATCTATGAATATagattgcttgaatcatattttgaggtATTTATGAcatgcttgactcgaaatttcttctttccaatattaaatctactaaaatcatacaacatagtctcataagatagaatgataAATATTATGAGTAAACATGATGGTTCAGTCTtaacatacctctttgtcgataaagttctccaaatgtcttagGTTGATCTTGAGTCTTCAATCTTTGAGGGTTATGTAGtgatgtctaatactcaactatcatattctaatcctagtccgagacttgactttagcaaactagaaattaagatatatttttttgcatctaacattgataacaagcttgagatatcaatgttGTAACTGTATGTAGCATTATAAAACCAATACATACACGTCGTTGATGATCAGGAGCTCTGTATCAAAGGATTAACATTTGGTATGAGTACTACATACCTACTACTGAAATTAGCATCATGGCGGTGGTCAAACTAAATTAGCATCATGGCTGCAATTTAGTAGGTTTGAGCTTCAATCAAGTCATGCACCTTTATTTTGAACATTTCTTTGGGCTACTAAGTTTATTTTGGAGAGTgcataataaaataatattgaaTGCTAATGGAGTAAATTCTAATGATCATTATCCATTGATTGTACTTAATGGTCGAAACTCCTTTTAGAATCAGCTAGGTGGCTGTATAGGAGAAAAAGattaataaaatttcttaaaactcaAAATCAGCTACGATGTAATGTGTTTATCATTTTTGAAGAACAAGATTCATAATCGGTTCGGTAGATCTAGTATTACTTTCTTCATTTTGAAGTACAAAATTTAAAATCGGTCGAGCCAAATCGAGTTAGACGATTTTGATTATGTCAATCGCAACATAGGACGATTACTACCCCGCGAGACTCCCTCCATAGTGACAATCAAAATGCACAGAACAAAAGGCAATTAAGTTATGTCGAGGCAATTTAAATTTTGTATAATTAAATGGGTTGAAGGGTAATTTTAAAACACAAAGGATAACTTATTTATTTCAATGTCTCAAAGAAATCCTTATCCGACTGCATGGGCCCTAAAAAAACCATGCAACCCCCAAATATTTGAAGTTTTCAATCGTTTGTTCATTTTACTCTTGATTTAGGATCGTGTCAATTGTATCCTAGTCTATTATCTAAACAAACTCCACCTGATTTTTACATTTAGGTATTATAATGGACCTAAGTACCATAGGAAGGAAGACTGCAATGAATTATGTTGGAGATGCATCATTATCTGTTCAGGATGGTACGATAACCTAAtactaaaaaatattaaattagCTTTTAAATCCAAAACTATAAATAACTCAACACTTAAAAAAAAATAGGCAGAAAACATCCCATCTGAAACCTCAAGTCTACGCGGATGTCGTTGTAATATAGTGGTAAAGTCACTGGGTGATGATACCGGTGGCTagagttcgaaactcgtcagcatCATATTGGTCCGTCTCTGTCACGAAACAATCCAATCGAAACTTGAAGTTCGTCCGGGGAAAAAATTCCAAGCGTCAGCCTTGAAGTTACTCATGTTCTTggggtttttattttgttttgggtGGAAAAAGGTTGATCCCAATTTTCCATAATTCGATCAACAAAACGGGTATAAAATCTCAACCTAAGTTATTTAGTTACGCGAAATAACAAGGATAACTTGGGCATTTATGAAAATATCTGGATAAGAGAAATCATCTTTTACTTCACATATAGTGGCCATTTTTCGTTTTATTCAGAGACCCAATTTTTTTCACCACAACCTCAAATTAGCCTTTATCCGAAAGTAGCTAAGTGGGTAATTTCTAACGATATAGCAGTTTTGATCCATTATTGCAAACACAATCATTATGAAGGTTAATGCTTTGGTGGCATCTTATAACAGTTACAACCACCGTTATTTCACTAAAAAGAATTTGATCAACTAAAAACTATTTTAGACAAATATTCTTAACTATTATTTGAGTGAAAAATTACACGAAGGGATTCACTCCACATTCTTATTAAGCATGCAAATGACAAacttttaagaagaaaaaaaccatatgaatctttttttatttccttacTTTTTCTCGAGTGAGGGACAAGGTAGGGACCTTAAAGATACTTGGTACCAAAATATGACTCGGCGGGTATTGAGTATCCAGTTTTTTAGTTAGTGTAATATGTATTGGGTACTCCATATCCGCCTGATCATCTCTACCATAATATTTGTATATTGCAACTCTTATTTTATACGGATATGAGGTAAGATAACTGTGTGTGCACTTTAAATATTATGATTGTTAACTACAAAATTGAATGTATAACCAAAAATGAGATATAAAAAAGATAGCGCTAAAAATACTAATATAGATGGTGGTTTTTCGATTAACGACAAAAGAATCGTTCTTGAGGTCCTATGGGGAAACTCGAGTCAATTAGGCCATCTCTATTTCACTGAGGCTAAGCATTTTTTAGATGAGAGAGACGCTAATTGAGATTCACCGTCTCTAATATATTTTTGATGGATGTTGAACTATCTGGAATTAAGGTGAAGTCTCCTGGATTTTGTCTTCAGAATTCTTGCAACAGTCTGCAAGTCGGCGAAGAAGGTAGGAGATCCTTCTTTTGGTATCATTTCCAGATTTACTATATCTTGGGTGTTTCGCATGGAGGTTATTGTTTGAATAACTTGTCTCCTGCCTGATAACAACCATGCTTGAACCTAAAACCTTAACTGAGTGATTAACCTCCCACCGTGATCAACAAACTATATATACCTAAGAAAATTGGGTGAAGGGATAAAggtgagtttttagggttttgagatGAGTTGTGgaaggttgagcacgaacaaacTTAACTTAAACCAAGCTTATGGTCGTTCAAAGACTGCTTCATCCACAGGATGAAGGAATCGGGGTTGGTCTCGGGAAGGGAAGCAGAAAGAAGAGAGAGATCAAAGTAATTATTTTGATGTAAAAGAATGCTCCATGAGATGTGTTCAACAGGGTCGATTGATAACGTATTTATATCTGAACTCTGATCTCAAATAGGTGGGATAAGGATGAGGGCTCTATAAGCTTCTCTTTCTTGGTCGGAGAAATAACTAAGGATAAGTTGAGTTCATCACTTGATTCATGTAACCTCTCGACCAACTAGTCTCTTTGGCGGTGATAAATATAACTGGGTATTCTGCACATGTATCCTAAaataccaaacaaaaaaaaacttaaaagttATACCCTCATGTGTGTATGTTAGTCAGCCTTCGTGTAGGATTTGTTGCCATGATAACAATATTCGTCGTGTTGCCATGATAACAATATTCGTCATagttgatgttgactaaggtggagGAATATTATCTAATTTGTACATCAGGACTAGTCTGAGTCATGTGAGACGCGAAATAAGTCGAGCTCGAGCATCAACCTTGTGTAATTGATCATTGCTTTATAGAGGCCGAGTTCTCTTTTGTGTCCCTTGATCAGTGGCACAAATCTCTAAAGGTTTTGTTTATAATTCATCTTCATTTGTTGTTTACATTAAGTAAGAGGAAGGattcatggacactcttagatggacattatcatacatgatttgtgtCATTTTCTCTGCAAAACCCAAACGACAGCGCATTTAgctctaatattttgatgatacgttcctcttataaaactctacattcctaccaaaaacgAGCACAATTCGAGATatcaaacctcaccatctactgatcttaatttcaaccgttaattttTAACGACTGATATTCGAAGGGGTAGATTGTGCTTTTATACGTCTTGAATTGTGCTCATTCTTGGAAGGAATGTAAAGTCTTATAGGAGAAATGTATCATCTAAATATTAGattcaaattcattgtcgtttgggttttgcAGAAAAAATGGTGCAAAATCATGTATGATAGTGTCAATCTAAGAGTGTCTACGGATCCTCCTCTGTAATGAGCTCATGTTACTTGATGTCACCATTTCCGTCATAGGAATCTTCCATGAAAGCTATGTAATCACAAGCCTCAAGTGGAGTTTTCTCAAAGGGGTGACTTTAGCAGTCGAGTCGATGTAAATTTACATAGATAAAGTTCTGCAAGTACATGAAACCTGGGCCTACTCGCGAACCGCAAAGAGATTTTGGCAAATGCTGGTAGCATCACCTAAAAATAGTTTACTCGTACAGATCCTTGTTGATTAACTGATGGGATGCCTACCCATTTTTGATTCGTAGCTCTTCATCATtgattattaagtaatgaagttgCAGATCACTCGCATCACGGTATATTCGTTAATGCAAAAGTCAAGTATCTGGTCAGTACTTGACCACTCTTCAAATTTGCAACGTGTTTTAAGATGGATCTAAGAAGCCCAACAAAAAACTCATGGTCTATAACTTTGTTAAACCTTAACTGGACTTAATGAGCTACATGAACGTGGGGGATCTCAGTCCCAAAATAGTTCAACAGAACAGAAACAGTTAAAAACTGGTGGTAAGGACTTCATATGACTTTCCAAAGAACATTAACTAACTACTTACTATTTTGTCTTGGCTCTCCTCTGTCTTAGGATTCATGTCTGATAACAAACATAACTGTAATCCTCACTACCTATCTTTAGGTTCACATCCATGCCTTATAAATCAACTCATCAATTCATCCTACCAAAGTACAGGCAGTTCCTGTCTACTatcatttcaatttcttcttcttctttatttttttttttcaagtagcAGCTCTTTTTTGCCTTGGTTGGGAATTTTCCGAAAGCTCGATAAGCATCGTTGAATCCCGATATATCCCATCCGTAGGGCATTACATAGAGCTGCTCAAATAATGGGAGACTTTAACAAAAAGAAAGCCGCTATAATTAGCGCATCTTCGCTACTACTTGTTGCTATGGTTGTTGCGGTGACCGTTAGCGTTACCCATCATTATTCGGCCGATGACGACAATAAAGATGCTGGTCATACAATCTCTCAATCACAAAAAGCAATAGAAGCTATTTGTCAGCCAACACAATTCAAGAAGAATTGCGTTGACAGTCTCTCTTCTGCAGCAGGAAACACCACTGACCCTAAAGAACTTGTCAAGATTGCATTCAAAGTTGCGGTTCAGAAGATTACTGATGCTATTAACAAATCTGCAACTTTGCATGAAATTGAAAAAGATCCAAGAAATAAAGAAGCTCTCGAGACTTGTAAGGAGGTTATGGATTATGCCATTGATGACCTTAACCACTCTTTCGATAAGATGAGTGAGTTTGATGTCAGTAAAGTTGATGAAATGCTTGCCGATCTCAAAACCTGGTTAAGTGGAGCAGTTACTTATCAAGAGACATGTTTAGATGCGTTCCAAAACACAACTGGTAATGCAGGAGAGAACATGAGAAAAGCTTTGAACAGTTCAGCTGAGCTGACAAGAAACTCACTAGCCATTGTCTCTGAGATTTCTACTGTTCTTACGTCTCTACAAATCCCACTCTTTAGCCGTCGTTTACTTTCTGACGAATCCGCACTACCATACCCAACAGAGGATGGTTTCCCCACATGGGTTGCCGCAGGTAAACGCCGTTTATTATCATCTTCTGCTGCTGATATCAAGCCTAACGCAGTTGTGGCCAAGGACGGGTCTGGACAGTTTACCACCATTAACGCAGCACTCCGCACTTACCCTAAGACAAAGAACAACGCGACTTTCATCGTGTACATTAAACAGGGTACCTACAATGAACACATTTTGATCAACAAGAGCATGCCCAATGTTATGTTGATCGGAGATGGACCTACAAAGACTAAGATCACTGGTAACAAGAACTTTGTTGATGGTGTCGGTACCTTCAAGACCGCAACAGTTGGTATGTGTTTCTCAGCTTACTCTGCTTATACCATGTAATCTTCTGATGCATTTTCTTGATAGTTCTAATTCTTGTCAATTTTATGTGATTGAAAACAGCTGCTGTTGGACCCGGGTTCATTGCCAAGGACATTGGATTTGAGAACAGTGCTGGTGCAATCAAGCATCAAGCAGTTGCATTGAGGGTGCAATCAGACATGTCAATCTTCTACAACTGCCAGATGGACGGATACCAAGACACACTTTACGCACACACCCACCGTCAGTTCTACCGTGACTGTACCATCTCTGGTACAATCGATTTCATCTTCGGTGACGCTGCTTCGGTTTTCCAAAACTGTAAAATCATCATAAGAAAGCCACTCGACAACCAACAATGTATTGTAACAGCTCAAGGCCGAAAAGATTTAAGACAAAACACTGCAATTGTTCTTCAAGGATGTACCATCAGTGCCGACCCATTGTACTACCCAGTAAGAGACACCATTAAATCTTACCTTGGTAGACCATGGAAGGAATACTCAAGAACCATCATCATGCAGACAAGCATCGACGACTGCATCGCAGAAGAAGGATGGTTGCCATGGATGGGTGATTTTGGTTTGAACACTCTTTTCTACGCCGAGTTCCAAAATGTTGGACCTGGAGCTTTGAACACAAGAAGAGTAAGATGGCCTGGTATCAAAACCAACACATTGTCAGAGAAGACATTCTTAGATTTCACTCCTGGTAATTTCCTCGGTGGAGAGGGTGGTGATTCATGGATTACCAAATCTGGTGTTCCATACACACCAGGTATGTTGGCCTCGCCACCACCAGCTCACTAAACAACCAAAAAGATCAACGTTTGCTAACTGCACCAGCAAAATACAAAACCAAAGACTATTTCtgaattgagaagaagaagaagaagataagataaTAAAAGTTTTTTCTGTTCATTGATGTATGTACTATTGGGAAGTTTAATTTATTAATCCTTTACTTAAAATTTTGTATTATaattttctccatttttctttctgttttttcCTGAACTGATCAACGGGCATATTACGGATAGTCCTGATCTGTCTAGTGAAATTATACAACG
Above is a genomic segment from Papaver somniferum cultivar HN1 chromosome 10, ASM357369v1, whole genome shotgun sequence containing:
- the LOC113318319 gene encoding probable pectinesterase/pectinesterase inhibitor 21; this translates as MGDFNKKKAAIISASSLLLVAMVVAVTVSVTHHYSADDDNKDAGHTISQSQKAIEAICQPTQFKKNCVDSLSSAAGNTTDPKELVKIAFKVAVQKITDAINKSATLHEIEKDPRNKEALETCKEVMDYAIDDLNHSFDKMSEFDVSKVDEMLADLKTWLSGAVTYQETCLDAFQNTTGNAGENMRKALNSSAELTRNSLAIVSEISTVLTSLQIPLFSRRLLSDESALPYPTEDGFPTWVAAGKRRLLSSSAADIKPNAVVAKDGSGQFTTINAALRTYPKTKNNATFIVYIKQGTYNEHILINKSMPNVMLIGDGPTKTKITGNKNFVDGVGTFKTATVAAVGPGFIAKDIGFENSAGAIKHQAVALRVQSDMSIFYNCQMDGYQDTLYAHTHRQFYRDCTISGTIDFIFGDAASVFQNCKIIIRKPLDNQQCIVTAQGRKDLRQNTAIVLQGCTISADPLYYPVRDTIKSYLGRPWKEYSRTIIMQTSIDDCIAEEGWLPWMGDFGLNTLFYAEFQNVGPGALNTRRVRWPGIKTNTLSEKTFLDFTPGNFLGGEGGDSWITKSGVPYTPGMLASPPPAH